One genomic window of Arachis stenosperma cultivar V10309 chromosome 10, arast.V10309.gnm1.PFL2, whole genome shotgun sequence includes the following:
- the LOC130956516 gene encoding uncharacterized protein LOC130956516, whose protein sequence is MFFFFAGGLERQVRQVLKSGVGRCINCGSRADLVEYEKVLKLFFVPVWRWPGKEPLLYCHNCRFMFPPPRLQESASLSPAAAVSDALRCRFCDRSVEAHFRFCPFCGSEL, encoded by the coding sequence atgttcttcttctttgcggGTGGGTTAGAGCGGCAAGTGCGGCAGGTGCTAAAATCCGGTGTGGGAAGGTGCATAAACTGCGGATCACGTGCCGACCTCGTGGAGTACGAGAAGGTTCTGAAGCTCTTCTTTGTTCCCGTCTGGCGGTGGCCAGGGAAGGAACCTCTCTTGTACTGCCACAATTGCAGGTTCATGTTCCCCCCACCACGGCTGCAGGAGTCGGCATCGCTGTCTCCGGCGGCGGCTGTTTCCGATGCCTTGCGGTGCCGATTCTGTGACCGGTCGGTTGAGGCCCACTTCAGGTTCTGCCCCTTCTGCGGATCCGAACTGTGA
- the LOC130955730 gene encoding uncharacterized protein LOC130955730 — protein MSSPGHGASSAVQVEEQFLSAGRSSEKLSLSTLQSKMKCDPEGYVSELLGLCDQFNSSLVLFEQQAAMNFASITGIGGDPTVAKDLGDKAMFLAHVTPFYPKHLKDFPQKLASLIRCASRNLPSGLRCRLAQALILLINRKIVDIGETLSLFMELQTLGDRTLKKLAFDNVIHSIKRMNQKHKNEAKNRALQNVLFSMLQEEDEVRAKRALVTLCELHRRKDWFDERTANAICSACFHPAPRIMKAALSFLLDYEKIENDSDSDNSDSEDETKESTQVILSKATIYKAHHQGTAASKKKKKAKLERAMRSIKRKQRLSTERNNNSYYSPLNHLKDAQGFAEKLLSRLHKCNETFEVKLMLMKLIARTVGLHRLILLDFYRFLQKYIQPRQQDITNLLAAVIQACHDMVPPNEVEPLFYQIVNEFIHDRSRPEAMTVGLNAVREICMRMPLLMNEDLLRDLALHKKSHEKGVSIAARSLIGLFREVNPLLLVKKDRGRPMDAKARPKSYGEVSAATDVPGAEFLPIVHNDDDQEGSDSDDSVGSGFHNDQENDLMTINDDDEISSDTKTGESDEDDDLEDMEDDLEDSEQDDEEDGEVSEQEDDDVHTSCDDESVGANSRKKDSAKKRKIADFDDQLLAADTSLRALKKLAGTTMGHAPLPESTDGILSNEDFKRIKELKEKHEARNTFAQHGLARSATIKVPDSDRLSLKRVDGVTLEVHVKKRQSKEEKLALVKAGREDRGTYHSKTAVKQKKTGGLSNRQKEHKKKMPVAAKRSKIAKSRVEKKKKNQRAGKQFRGRKAWK, from the exons ATGTCTTCTCCCGGCCACGGCGCCTCCTCCGCCGTGCAGGTGGAGGAGCAATTCCTATCCGCTGGTCGGAGCTCCGAGAAGCTGAGCCTTTCAACACTCCAATCGAAGATGAAGTGTGACCCGGAAGGCTACGTATCGGAGCTCCTTGGACTCTGCGACCAGTTCAATTCCTCCCTCGTGCTCTTCGAGCAACAAGCCGCCATGAACTTCGCCTCCATCACCGGCATCGGTGGCGACCCCACCGTTGCCAAAGACCTCGGCGATAAGGCAATGTTCCTCGCACACGTCACCCCTTTCTACCCCAAACACCTCAAAGATTTCCCCCAAAAACTCGCCAGTTTGATCCGTTGCGCCTCCCGCAATCTCCCGTCGGGGCTCCGCTGCCGCCTCGCCCAAGCTCTAATTCTCCTCATTAATCGGAAG ATTGTTGACATTGGCGAAACTCTGTCGTTGTTCATGGAGCTTCAAACCTTAGGTGACAGGACGTTGAAGAAGCTGGCATTTGATAACGTCATTCACAGTATTAAGCGCATGAACCAGAAGCATAAGAACGAAGCGAAGAACCGGGCTCTGCAAAATGTCTTGTTTTCAATGCTGCAG GAAGAGGATGAAGTGCGAGCTAAGAGAGCGCTCGTGACACTGTGTGAACTTCACAGAAGAAAAGACTGGTTTGACGAGAGAACAGCTAATGCAATTTGCAGTGCTTGTTTCCATCCAGCACCAAG GATCATGAAAGCGGCTTTATCGTTTCTACTAGATTATGAGAAGATTGAAAATGATTCAGACAGTGACAATTCAGACAGTGAAGATGAAACCAAGGAGTCTACTCAAGTCATCCTTAGTAAGGCGACAATTTATAAG GCACACCACCAAGGAACAGCAGctagcaaaaagaaaaagaaagccaAACTAGAACGTGCCATGCGCAGCATCAAAAGGAAGCAACGTTTGTCAACTGAGAGGAACAATAACAGTTATTATTCACCACTTAACCATCTGAAAGATGCACAG GGTTTCGCTGAGAAGCTGTTGTCACGTTTACACAAATGTAATGAAACATTTGAG GTTAAGCTGATGTTGATGAAATTGATTGCTCGAACTGTTGGGCTTCACCGGCTAATTTTGTTAGACTTCTATCGATTTCTTCAGAAATATATTCAG CCACGTCAACAAGATATTACAAATTTGCTTGCTGCAGTGATTCAGGCTTGCCATGACATG GTTCCTCCTAATGAAGTTGAGCCCTTGTTCTATCAAATAGTAAATGAGTTTATACATGATCGCTCTCGTCCTGAG GCTATGACTGTTGGACTAAATGCAGTCCGGGAAATATGTATGCGGATGCCATTG TTAATGAATGAAGACTTATTACGAGACCTTGCTCTGCATAAGAAATCACATGAGAAGGGAGTTTCAATAGCAGCTCGATCTCTGATTGGCTTATTCAGGGAG GTTAACCCTTTATTGTTAGTTAAGAAGGATCGTGGCCGGCCTATGGACGCCAAGGCAAGACCAAAATCATATGGAGAAGTTAGTGCTGCAACTGATGTTCCCGGTGCTGAGTTCTTGCCTATTGTACACAATGATGATGATCAGGAGGGTAGTGATTCCGATGATTCTGTAGGCAGTGGCTTTCACAATGACCAGGAAAATGATCTGATGACtatcaatgatgatgatgagataAGTTCTGATACCAAGACTGGTGAGAGTGATGAGGATGATGATCTtgaagatatggaggatgacctTGAAGACAGTGAACAGGATGACGAAGAGGATGGTGAGGTTTCCGAACAGGAAGATGATGATGTGCATACTTCTTGTGATGATGAAAGTGTAGGTGCAAATAGTAGAAAGAAAGACTcagcaaagaaaagaaagattgCTGATTTTGATGATCAGCTTTTAGCTGCTGATACAAGTCTCCGGGCTTTGAAGAAATTGGCAGGGACAACAATGGGGCATGCACCCCTTCCAGAATCTACAGATGGTATTCTATCCAATGAGGACTTCAAGAGGATCAAGGAACTAAAG GAAAAACATGAAGCAAGAAACACATTTGCTCAGCATGGGCTAGCACGTTCGGCAACAATTAAGGTTCCAGATTCTGATAGACTAAGTTTGAAGCGAGTAGATGGCGTGACGCTTGAA GTTCATGTAAAGAAAAGGCAAAGCAAGGAAGAAAAGTTGGCATTGGTTAAAGCAGGAAGAGAGGATAGAGGAACATACCATTCTAAAACAGCTGTAAAGCAGAAAAAG ACGGGTGGACTAAGCAACCgtcagaaggaacacaagaagaAAATGCCAGTGGCTGCAAAGAGAAGCAAGATCGCAAAATCTCGcgtagagaagaagaaaaagaatcagCGCGCAGGGAAACAGTTCCGAGGAAGGAAAGCATGGAAATGA